One window from the genome of Hoplias malabaricus isolate fHopMal1 chromosome X2, fHopMal1.hap1, whole genome shotgun sequence encodes:
- the LOC136676993 gene encoding arrestin domain-containing protein 1-like isoform X2 produces MNDTAWVEEEQYFSSSLSVADKGTLKQGEHSFPFKFLLPATAPTSYEGPYGRIMYRVRAFIDTPRFTKDYRTEKSFYMLNNVNLNEVPDIHEPSSSSVTKNFSYNLVKNGTIVLSANSDLRGYTPGQIIKVSAEIDNQSGKSTGHVVASLMQKVSYNTKRPTHDSRAIAEVEGAGVKGGKQAVWKEQIIVPPLPQTSLGGCDLIKISYFIQISLKYPDISLTLPIYIGNIAVDPSLRTPARTVPPVATPRATLTDGSSNRGTSRSASMSTSPQLAPKPAPRPRPRSTCVTPSAPPPDPDMLVPGTRQSEDIPTKIHSQQQARGSEAAVSPNAFSYAPGLNFSQRQRTNNSSASAPHFSVSTGATIPFFTEGNAPPVPTNCPLILPPDYRSQSYPHEPPPAYEDSCTNT; encoded by the exons ATGAACGACACAGCCTGGGTAGAGGAGGAGCAGTACTTCAGCAGTTCTCTGTCAGTGGCAGATAAAG gcacTTTGAAACAAGGTGAACACAGTTTCCCCTTCAAATTTCTCCTGCCAG CCACTGCACCAACATCTTATGAAGGGCCATACGGAAGGATTATGTATAGAGTTAGAGCGTTTATCGACACTCCTCGGTTCACAAAAGACTACCGGACAGAGAAGTCCTTTTACATGTTGAACAACGTAAATCTCAATGAGGTCCCGGATATACAT GAGCCAAGCTCATCATCTGTAACTAAGAATTTTTCATACAATCTGGTGAAGAACGGGACAATTGTGCTGTCAGCTAACAGTGACCTGCGGGGTTACACTCCAGGTCAGATCATCAAAGTGTCTGCTGAGATCGACAACCAATCAGGGAAGTCCACTGGCCATGTGGTGGCAAGTTTAATGCAG AAAGTTTCTTATAATACAAAAAGGCCAACGCATGACTCGCGGGCAATAGCAGAAGTGGAAGGAGCTGGAGTGAAGGGAGGAAAGCAGGCTGTGTGGAAAGAACAGATCATTGTGCCTCCTTTGCCCCAAACCTCTTTGGGTGGCTGTGATCTTATTAAAATCAGCTACTTCATTCAG ATCTCTCTGAAGTACCCAGACATCTCACTGACGCTGCCCATCTACATTGGAAACATAGCTGTTGATCCTAGTCTCCGCACTCCGGCCAGGACGGTTCCTCCTGTAGCTACACCTCGTGCAACTCTTACAGATGGCTCTTCCAACAGAGGTACATCCCGCTCTGCTTCCATGAGCACGTCTCCTCAACTGGCCCCCAAACCGGCACCACGTCCACGGCCCCGCAGTACCTGCGTTACCCCCAGCGCTCCTCCACCAGATCCTGACATGCTGGTCCCAGGCACTCGTCAGAGTGAGGATATTCCCACCAAGATCCACTCTCAGCAACAGGCCAGGGGCTCTGAGGCTGCCGTGTCCCCCAATGCCTTCAGCTATGCTCCAGGCCTCAATTTTTCTCAAAGGCAGCGCACCAACAACAGCAGTGCCTCAGCACCTCATTTTAGTGTATCCACAGGGGCCACTATTCCTTTCTTTACCGAAGGAAATGCCCCACCTGTCCCAACTAACTGCCCGCTCATCCTGCCTCCAGACTACAGGAGTCAATCTTACCCACATG